In the genome of Streptomyces sp. P3, the window CCAGTGGCGTGAGGCGGCCCAGAACAACGGCGCGACGTCCGCGCAGTACTGGCGGCACGTCGCCCTGCCCGTTCTGCTGCCCTCGCTGCTCGGCGGCCTCGTGCTGCTCTTCGGCAGCGCCTTCGCCGCGTACGCCACCGCCGCGGCCATGGTGGGCAGTTCCGTCCCGCTGGTCACCCTCCAGATCGCCGACGCCATCTCCGGCAACGTCCTCGTCGGGCAGGAGAACGTGGCGCTCGCGCTCAGCCTCGACATGGTCCTGGTCGCCGGACTGGTCATGGCCGTGTACCTGCCCCTGCAACGACGGAGCGCGCGATGGCTCGCCTGAACCTGTGGCGGTGGGGTGTCCTCGGCCTCGCCGGACTGTACTTCCTGGTACCGCTGGCCGCGTCGGTCGTCTTCACCGTCGACGTGCCCGGGCAGGGCGTCACCTTCGACGCCTACACACAGATCTTCTCCGCCGACGGCTTCGGCTCCAGCCTGCTGCTCTCCCTGGAGCTGGCCGCCGCCACCATCGCCGTCGTCCTGCTGCTGATGGTGCCCGCCACGGTGGCGTTGCGACTGGGCTCGCCACGGCTGCGGCCGGTCGTCGAGGTGGTGTGCTCGCTGCCGCTGGTGGTGCCGCCCATCGCCTTCGTCGCCGGCATCGGGACCGTCCTGAAGTGGGGACCCGAGCACCTCTCGCGCACCCCCCTCTTCCAGACGTTCGTGGCGATCCAGGACCCCGGCTTCCCCGTCGTCCTCGTGCTGGCGTACGTGGTGATGGCGCTGCCGTTCGCGTACCGCGCCCTGGACGCGGGGTTGCGCTCCATCGATGTGCGCACCCTCGTCGAGGCCGCCCGCAGCTGCGGCGCCGGCTGGCCGCAGGCGCTGGTCCGGGCCGTTCTGCCCAACCTGCGCGGCGCGCTGCTCAACGCCTCCTTCCTCACGCTGGCCCTCGTGCTGGGCGAGTTCACCGTGGCGCAGCTGCTCGGCTTCCGGCCCTTCGCCGTCTGGATCGTGAACGTCAGCGGCTCGCAGGCCCAGCTGTCCGTCGCCGTGTCCGTGCTCAGCCTGCTCGTGACCTGGGCACTCCTCCTCGTCCTCGCCGGTTTCGGCGGGCGCACCCGTCCTACTTCCCGGGGATGAACCATGACCGTGCTCGACACGACAGCGACGAAGGCCGCGAAGCAGGCGGCGACCGTCGAATTCCGGGGGCTGCGAAGGGAGTTCGGTCCGACCGTCGCCCTCGACGGCCTCGATCTCACCGTCCGCCCGGGTGAGCTCCTCGCCCTGCTCGGCCCCTCCGGCTGCGGCAAGACCACCGCGCTGCGGGTGCTCGCCGGATTCGAGCACCCCGATTCCGGTGCGGTGCTCGTCGACGGCGAGGACGTCACCCGGGTCCCGGCCCACCGCCGGGACGCGGGAATGGTCTTCCAGTCGTACAGCCTCTTCCCGCACCTCGACGCGCTCGACAACGTGGCCTTCGGGCTGCGGATGCGCAAGGTGCGCGGCTCCGAACGACGGTCGCGGGCCGCGGAGTTGCTGGACCTGGTGGGCCTCGCCGACAAGGGCGCCCGGTTCCCGCACCAGCTCTCCGGCGGTCAGCAGCAGCGCATCGCGCTGGCCCGTGCGCTCGCCCTGCGCCCGCGGGTCCTGCTGCTGGACGAGCCGCTCTCCGCGCTCGACGCCAAGGTGCGGCTGACCCTCCGCGAGGAGATCCGGCGGCTCCAGCAGGAGCTCGGCATCACCACCCTGTTCGTCACCCACGACCAGGAGGAGGCCCTGTCCATGGCGGACCGGGTCGCCGTGATGCACGCCGGGCGGCTCGAACAGTGCGCTGCCCCGGCCGAGTTGTACGGCAGGCCCGTCACGGCCTTCGTCGCCGAGTTCGTGGGCACGACGAGCCGGATCCCGGGACACCTGGACGGCGGCAGCGTCGAGGTGCTCGGGCGTCGGCTGCCCGTCGACGGCCGGGTGCCGGCCGTGACCGAGGTGGACGTCCTGGTGCGGCCGGAGGCGGTGCG includes:
- a CDS encoding ABC transporter ATP-binding protein, whose translation is MTVLDTTATKAAKQAATVEFRGLRREFGPTVALDGLDLTVRPGELLALLGPSGCGKTTALRVLAGFEHPDSGAVLVDGEDVTRVPAHRRDAGMVFQSYSLFPHLDALDNVAFGLRMRKVRGSERRSRAAELLDLVGLADKGARFPHQLSGGQQQRIALARALALRPRVLLLDEPLSALDAKVRLTLREEIRRLQQELGITTLFVTHDQEEALSMADRVAVMHAGRLEQCAAPAELYGRPVTAFVAEFVGTTSRIPGHLDGGSVEVLGRRLPVDGRVPAVTEVDVLVRPEAVRVRAEDAGNARVVAGSFLGAAVRLTVRLADGTEVKADLPAHEAAGLAAGTTVTVSLPDRPVLVAERTS
- a CDS encoding ABC transporter permease — translated: MARLNLWRWGVLGLAGLYFLVPLAASVVFTVDVPGQGVTFDAYTQIFSADGFGSSLLLSLELAAATIAVVLLLMVPATVALRLGSPRLRPVVEVVCSLPLVVPPIAFVAGIGTVLKWGPEHLSRTPLFQTFVAIQDPGFPVVLVLAYVVMALPFAYRALDAGLRSIDVRTLVEAARSCGAGWPQALVRAVLPNLRGALLNASFLTLALVLGEFTVAQLLGFRPFAVWIVNVSGSQAQLSVAVSVLSLLVTWALLLVLAGFGGRTRPTSRG